In the Theobroma cacao cultivar B97-61/B2 chromosome 1, Criollo_cocoa_genome_V2, whole genome shotgun sequence genome, one interval contains:
- the LOC18614056 gene encoding glycine--tRNA ligase, chloroplastic/mitochondrial 2 isoform X3: MQMEALSKGNLFPKVVEAYSRPTRIVHGKDVDADMEVDDAAFETNKERALWDAFFFTKSKIHPGIEVDDFIEISSELVQPLEYFFQSNNCDGGMCLRILNH, translated from the exons atgcaAATGGAAGCCTTGTCGAAAGGCAATCTTTTCCCCAAGGTTGTAGAAGCATATTCTCGTCCAACTAGAATTGTCCATGGAAAGGATGTGGATGCTGATATGGAG GTGGATGATGCTGCATTTGAAACAAACAAAGAGAGAGCTTTGTGGGACGCTTTCTTCTTTACTAAAAGCAAAATTCACCCTG GTATTGAGGTTGATGATTTTATTGAAATATCGTCAGAGCTAGTACAACCCCTTGAgtatttttttcaatcaaataattgTGATGGTGGTATGTGTCTTCGCATCTTGaatcattaa